In Candidatus Epulonipiscium viviparus, one DNA window encodes the following:
- the hemW gene encoding radical SAM family heme chaperone HemW, which produces MNTGLYVHIPFCQSKCYYCDFLSIADNSLEDVYVSALVEELKRYSRKVKRKINTIFIGGGTPTALSVNLLSKICEVIEDNFILDKDIEWTIEVNPGTLTKSHLQIIKNTSINRVSLGLQSSCNNLLKKIGRIHTFEDWENTINDLLGIGITNINTDLMFALPSQTLHDWKCTLARVSQYPITHISAYALILEKNTKLYNDYKNGLFLITSEDVDRQMYATAKEILSSYGFFQYEISNWAKNGYKCKHNILYWTLDEYIGVGLGASGYLNNIRYTNTDDLKKYIQGIDHGTDIIKEEDVITNKMSMEEFMFLGLRMIRGICKKDFKNRYGKNIEEIYGYEINKWKNEKALIENETNIYLTNFGIDISNTVFASFL; this is translated from the coding sequence ATGAATACAGGATTATACGTTCACATACCATTTTGTCAATCAAAATGTTATTATTGTGATTTTTTATCAATTGCAGATAATTCGTTAGAAGATGTATATGTCAGTGCTTTAGTTGAAGAATTAAAAAGATATAGTAGGAAAGTTAAACGAAAAATCAATACTATTTTTATAGGTGGTGGAACTCCTACTGCTTTATCGGTAAATTTATTGAGTAAAATTTGTGAAGTAATTGAAGATAATTTTATTTTAGATAAAGATATAGAATGGACAATAGAAGTAAATCCGGGAACTTTAACTAAATCACATTTGCAAATAATTAAAAATACGAGTATAAATAGAGTCAGTTTAGGATTACAGAGTTCGTGCAATAATTTGTTAAAAAAAATAGGCAGAATTCACACTTTTGAAGATTGGGAAAATACCATTAATGATTTATTAGGCATAGGGATTACAAATATAAATACAGATTTAATGTTTGCATTGCCGTCTCAAACTTTGCATGATTGGAAATGCACTCTTGCAAGGGTCAGTCAGTATCCTATTACACATATTTCAGCATATGCGCTGATTTTAGAAAAAAATACAAAGCTCTATAATGATTACAAGAATGGATTATTTTTAATTACATCTGAAGATGTAGATAGACAAATGTATGCTACTGCAAAAGAAATATTAAGTTCATATGGATTTTTTCAATATGAAATATCGAATTGGGCTAAAAATGGGTATAAATGTAAACACAATATTCTCTATTGGACATTAGATGAATATATTGGTGTAGGGTTGGGTGCTAGTGGATATTTAAATAATATAAGATATACAAACACAGATGATTTGAAAAAATATATACAAGGAATAGATCACGGCACAGATATTATAAAAGAAGAAGATGTTATAACAAACAAAATGAGTATGGAAGAATTTATGTTTTTGGGACTAAGAATGATTAGAGGAATATGTAAAAAAGATTTTAAAAATAGGTATGGTAAAAATATTGAAGAAATTTATGGATATGAAATAAATAAATGGAAAAACGAAAAAGCTTTAATAGAAAATGAAACAAATATTTATCTTACAAATTTTGGAATAGATATATCGAATACTGTATTTGCAAGCTTTTTATAA
- a CDS encoding methyl-accepting chemotaxis protein — MNKNKKLAFTLAKLIGLVQTIVLIVLIIVVSVQVSNSSSREISSRFNTTAELNATKVQNILDSAFNLLNDLQHYIIRTYEDYNEPLMIEGKSSPNNNWSSILNEYISAENYTAENYFLHTAWSAIEYNENLSGFGLYFEPYAFDSTQEIYAFEVYGEQAHNNTAIIIDEYSDYANKDFYIMSKNTGKTYITNPKLINNQLVITVSLPIMYQNQFKGALAVDIDIQAFSKTKINSSTYQTLFSAVCDNNWTIIYDSMTNDSIGLNVRDYVSEEDVIEWTNLAAQNRPFSLVTDSLNDMGYEDNASQQRYLYPVRAGDNIWWAHVEIDRDEMLSSSTNLTITIIVISFISLVILIMFIIYLLTRSLKPLTSLLAAADQMSNGNLDLKLNIHTNDEVGQLGTAFIKMSNILQTMIQDIQFILSEMAKGDFTVTKKTKANYIGAFAPIKSSLLEIGDVLSNTLSNISSAALEVSNGAEEIATGATELADGTVEQSKIIQHFSTSTENIATLIKDSVVNVQETAKISQEAKSKADKGTQIMENMLISMNTINQSSHTISTVLKTVESIAGQTNLLALNAAIEAARAGEAGKGFAVVASEIRELANRSSETVKEIDDIIKVSISDVSKGQKMANQTSESLHDIVETIAQTSALAVILLEAAAQQQTSIEELLAGTKQIAHLIQSSSSTAEESAAVSEELAAQAEHLTSMMQFFKVD; from the coding sequence ATGAATAAAAACAAGAAACTAGCCTTTACATTAGCAAAGCTAATTGGATTAGTACAAACTATTGTGTTAATTGTTCTAATTATAGTAGTCTCTGTTCAAGTTTCAAATTCAAGTTCGAGAGAAATTTCATCCAGATTTAATACTACAGCTGAACTTAATGCTACTAAAGTACAAAACATTCTAGATTCTGCATTTAATTTATTAAACGATTTACAACATTATATTATTCGTACATATGAAGACTATAACGAACCTCTTATGATTGAAGGAAAATCAAGTCCTAATAATAATTGGAGTTCTATATTAAACGAATATATTTCTGCTGAAAATTACACTGCTGAAAATTATTTTTTACACACCGCTTGGAGTGCTATTGAATATAATGAAAATTTGAGCGGATTTGGGCTTTACTTTGAACCATATGCATTTGATTCAACTCAGGAAATATATGCATTTGAAGTTTACGGTGAGCAGGCACACAATAATACTGCAATTATAATAGATGAATATTCAGATTATGCAAATAAGGATTTTTATATTATGTCTAAAAATACAGGGAAAACATATATTACTAATCCTAAATTAATAAATAATCAATTAGTTATTACGGTATCACTTCCTATTATGTATCAAAATCAATTTAAAGGTGCTTTAGCTGTTGATATTGATATTCAGGCTTTTTCAAAAACTAAAATTAATAGTTCAACTTATCAAACATTATTTTCTGCTGTCTGTGATAATAACTGGACTATAATTTATGATTCAATGACAAATGATAGCATAGGATTAAATGTACGTGATTACGTATCAGAGGAAGATGTAATAGAATGGACAAATTTAGCTGCACAAAATCGTCCTTTTTCTCTTGTTACAGACTCTCTTAACGATATGGGGTATGAAGACAACGCATCTCAACAAAGATATTTATATCCTGTTCGTGCTGGAGATAATATTTGGTGGGCTCATGTCGAAATTGATCGAGATGAAATGCTCAGTTCTTCAACCAATCTTACTATCACAATTATTGTAATTTCATTTATATCATTGGTAATTTTAATAATGTTCATTATATATTTATTAACTCGATCACTTAAGCCTTTAACTTCACTTCTAGCAGCAGCAGATCAAATGTCTAATGGTAATTTAGACCTCAAACTAAATATACACACTAACGATGAAGTCGGTCAACTTGGAACTGCATTTATTAAAATGAGTAATATATTACAAACAATGATTCAAGACATTCAATTTATACTTTCCGAAATGGCAAAAGGAGATTTTACGGTTACAAAGAAAACTAAAGCAAATTATATTGGTGCATTTGCTCCAATTAAATCTTCATTACTCGAAATAGGTGATGTGCTAAGCAATACCTTATCGAATATATCTTCTGCTGCTCTAGAGGTCAGTAATGGCGCTGAGGAAATTGCCACTGGTGCAACAGAACTTGCTGACGGAACGGTCGAACAAAGTAAAATTATTCAACATTTTAGTACTTCTACCGAAAATATCGCAACCTTAATTAAAGATTCTGTAGTCAACGTACAAGAAACCGCTAAAATTTCTCAAGAAGCAAAATCTAAAGCTGATAAAGGCACTCAAATTATGGAAAACATGTTAATTTCTATGAATACTATTAATCAATCTAGTCACACAATTTCTACTGTACTAAAAACTGTTGAAAGTATTGCTGGACAAACCAATCTTCTTGCATTAAATGCAGCAATAGAAGCAGCGCGCGCAGGAGAAGCTGGAAAAGGGTTTGCTGTTGTTGCAAGCGAAATTAGAGAATTAGCAAATCGTAGTAGTGAAACCGTAAAAGAAATTGATGATATAATTAAAGTGAGTATAAGCGATGTTTCTAAAGGACAAAAAATGGCTAATCAAACTTCTGAGAGTCTACATGATATTGTAGAAACTATTGCACAAACCAGTGCTCTTGCAGTTATTCTATTAGAAGCTGCTGCTCAACAACAAACTAGCATAGAAGAACTTTTAGCAGGAACCAAACAAATTGCTCATCTAATTCAATCAAGCTCTAGTACAGCTGAAGAAAGTGCCGCTGTAAGTGAAGAATTAGCTGCACAAGCTGAGCATTTAACCAGTATGATGCAATTTTTTAAAGTAGATTAA
- the xylA gene encoding xylose isomerase: MVNGLTNIPPVKFEGRDSKKALSFKYYNPDEMIQGKKMKDYLKFAMSYWHTLCGDGTDPFGSSTIDRDYSGQTPMEKAKTKADVAFALMQILGIEYFCFHDLDIAPTGNSLKELKNNLIEITDYIKGLMDKTGIKLLWGTANCFSHPRYMNGAGTSPQADIFACAAAQIKNAIDATIKLGGTGYVFWGGREGYETLLNTNMEIELDNMAKLMHMAVDYARSKGFTGDFYIEPKPKEPTKHQYDFDVATVVGFLRKYGLDKDFKMNIEANHATLAGHTFQHELNVARVNNVFGSIDANQGDLLLGWDTDQFPTNVYDTTLCMLEVIKAGGFTNGGLNFDAKVRRASYTMEDIILAYISGMDTFALGLKIANKIIEDGRIDEFVSRRYASYKTGIGADIIAGRTNLEELEKYALELPPVEPHPGKQEYLEAVFNNVMFTV; encoded by the coding sequence ATGGTTAATGGACTTACCAATATACCACCAGTCAAATTTGAAGGACGAGATAGTAAAAAAGCTCTAAGCTTCAAATATTATAATCCTGACGAAATGATTCAAGGCAAAAAAATGAAAGATTATCTTAAATTTGCAATGAGTTACTGGCACACTTTGTGCGGAGATGGTACAGATCCTTTTGGATCCAGTACAATTGATAGAGATTATAGCGGTCAAACCCCGATGGAAAAAGCAAAAACAAAGGCCGATGTTGCCTTTGCTCTTATGCAAATTCTTGGCATAGAATATTTTTGCTTTCACGACTTGGATATTGCACCTACTGGAAACAGTCTGAAAGAATTGAAAAATAATTTAATAGAAATAACAGACTATATCAAAGGATTAATGGATAAAACCGGTATCAAGTTACTCTGGGGTACTGCTAATTGTTTTAGTCATCCTCGTTATATGAATGGTGCAGGGACTTCACCACAAGCTGATATTTTTGCATGTGCTGCAGCACAAATAAAAAATGCTATAGATGCAACGATCAAACTCGGTGGAACAGGATATGTATTTTGGGGTGGTCGTGAGGGATATGAAACTTTACTAAATACTAATATGGAAATTGAACTTGACAATATGGCAAAGCTAATGCACATGGCCGTTGATTATGCTCGTTCCAAAGGATTTACAGGAGATTTCTATATTGAACCAAAACCAAAAGAACCTACAAAGCATCAATATGATTTCGATGTTGCAACCGTTGTTGGATTTTTAAGAAAATATGGTTTAGATAAAGATTTTAAAATGAATATTGAAGCAAACCATGCAACTCTTGCAGGGCATACATTCCAACATGAGCTTAATGTTGCTAGAGTAAATAATGTATTTGGTTCCATTGATGCCAATCAAGGCGATCTTCTGCTTGGCTGGGATACTGATCAATTCCCTACAAACGTTTATGACACAACACTTTGTATGTTAGAAGTTATTAAAGCAGGCGGATTTACAAATGGTGGATTAAACTTTGATGCAAAAGTTAGGCGAGCATCATATACTATGGAAGATATCATTTTAGCTTATATTTCAGGTATGGACACATTTGCACTCGGTCTAAAAATTGCCAATAAGATTATAGAAGATGGTAGAATTGATGAATTTGTATCCAGAAGATACGCAAGTTATAAAACTGGAATTGGGGCCGACATTATTGCTGGTAGAACAAATCTTGAAGAACTTGAAAAATATGCACTTGAATTGCCTCCTGTTGAACCTCATCCTGGTAAACAAGAATATCTTGAAGCAGTGTTCAATAATGTAATGTTTACGGTTTAA
- a CDS encoding glycoside hydrolase family 43 protein: MNPILSGFYPDPSICRANDTFYMVTSTFEYFPSVPIFKSKNLINWEQIGHCISNENYVKLTNSKISGGIFAPTIRYHNEIFYMITTDVSGIGNFFVTATNPAGPWSEPIRVDFKGIDPSLYFEGEDVYCNTTGIDKNGNRGIQMAKIDIKTGQCLEEKHFLWTGTGGIYPEGAHIYKHGNKYYLLVAEGGTSMGHMETIAYADNIYGPYESNPANPILTHRNVESNIQGTGHMDIVEAADGKFFAVFLAFRLTESYFHHLGRETFVAPVTWKKNEFPIINDNKPITTEIDISQFPAIPTIVNKSFIDTFSTSQLDFKYNFLRKPSSVKYEINNGLILYGNNISINEISTPAFIGFRQTEFNVEIFFHIKAEMQLDDFCGVTVFYNSTRHFDLCISKKSIWLKKVFDDIKEVSFETNTTETNIVLYIKADEFKYYFGFGDTEQTAANNIVATGLTRHVSTEVAKITYTGVYLGMFVEGSLESKMTVTKIKYNA, translated from the coding sequence ATGAACCCAATATTATCTGGATTTTATCCAGATCCATCTATATGCAGAGCAAACGACACATTTTATATGGTAACTAGTACCTTTGAATATTTTCCTAGTGTCCCAATATTTAAAAGTAAAAACTTAATCAATTGGGAACAAATTGGTCACTGCATATCAAATGAAAATTATGTAAAACTTACTAATTCTAAAATTAGTGGTGGAATTTTTGCTCCTACCATTCGATATCACAATGAAATATTTTATATGATAACAACTGATGTTTCTGGAATTGGTAACTTTTTTGTAACTGCGACAAATCCTGCAGGACCTTGGAGTGAACCTATTCGAGTAGATTTTAAAGGCATTGATCCTAGCTTATATTTTGAAGGTGAAGATGTTTATTGTAATACAACCGGAATAGACAAAAATGGTAATCGCGGAATTCAGATGGCTAAAATTGATATCAAAACAGGACAATGTCTTGAAGAAAAACATTTTTTATGGACAGGTACTGGCGGAATATATCCAGAAGGAGCTCATATTTATAAACATGGCAACAAATATTACCTGCTTGTTGCTGAAGGCGGAACATCAATGGGGCATATGGAAACCATTGCTTATGCAGATAATATATATGGTCCTTACGAATCCAATCCTGCAAATCCAATCTTAACTCATAGAAATGTAGAAAGTAATATTCAAGGTACTGGTCATATGGATATAGTTGAAGCTGCTGATGGAAAGTTTTTTGCAGTATTTTTAGCCTTTAGATTAACAGAAAGCTATTTTCATCATCTTGGACGAGAAACATTTGTTGCACCTGTTACATGGAAAAAAAATGAATTTCCTATAATTAATGATAACAAACCTATTACTACCGAAATTGATATATCTCAATTTCCAGCAATACCAACTATTGTAAACAAAAGCTTCATAGATACTTTTTCAACTTCTCAATTAGACTTTAAATATAATTTTTTGCGTAAACCTTCATCTGTAAAGTATGAAATCAACAACGGTTTAATATTATATGGTAATAATATTTCAATAAACGAAATTAGTACTCCAGCATTTATCGGATTTAGACAAACTGAATTTAATGTAGAAATATTTTTTCACATAAAAGCCGAAATGCAGCTTGATGATTTTTGTGGTGTTACAGTATTTTATAATAGCACACGACACTTTGATTTATGCATAAGTAAGAAGTCTATTTGGCTAAAAAAAGTATTTGATGATATTAAAGAAGTTTCCTTTGAAACAAATACAACTGAAACAAATATAGTTTTATATATAAAAGCAGATGAATTTAAATATTATTTTGGATTTGGAGATACTGAACAAACCGCTGCTAATAACATTGTGGCAACAGGACTCACAAGACATGTTTCAACTGAAGTAGCTAAGATTACCTACACTGGAGTATATCTTGGAATGTTTGTTGAAGGCAGTTTAGAAAGTAAAATGACTGTTACAAAAATTAAATATAATGCATAG
- the xylB gene encoding xylulokinase: MEYILGVDLGTSGTKTVLFNKAGIKIASSTVEYELFTPKNGWAEQNPDDWLSATITTIRDVITKSGVAATDIKGLGISGQMHGLVMVDKNGTVIRNAILWCDGRTGKECAEITTKIGKERLIEISANPALTGFTAGKVVWVQKHEPDNYAKCHKMMLPKDYIRFKLTGNYGAEVSDASGTNLFDINTKQWSKEILDNLDIDINLLPEVKDSVDIAGNITKEIAKQTGLSTNTIVCYGAADNAAAAIGTGVVSTGKAFTTIGTSGVIFVHSDKPLIDKKGRIHTFCSAVPNKYTLMSCTLSAGMSLKWFRDNLCSDEINVAKNLEKDSYELINEGVANIPIGSDKLIFLPYLMGERSPILDEKARGVFFGLNTIHTKYHMLRALMEGVMFSQWQCLNVMRELGVKTNLMYACGGGAKSPIWRTMMADMYNIDVTTVKNEEGPALGVAILAAVACNMYENIEIACDTMVKIKEKISPITNNHLDYIKYYEIYTHLYPALIASFAKLNDI; this comes from the coding sequence ATGGAATATATTTTAGGCGTTGATCTTGGAACAAGCGGAACTAAAACAGTTTTATTTAATAAGGCGGGTATTAAAATTGCATCTAGCACTGTAGAATATGAATTATTTACACCTAAAAATGGCTGGGCAGAACAGAATCCTGATGATTGGTTAAGTGCAACTATTACTACTATTAGAGATGTTATAACAAAATCTGGTGTTGCAGCAACTGATATCAAAGGATTGGGAATTTCTGGTCAAATGCATGGACTTGTAATGGTTGATAAAAATGGTACTGTTATTAGAAATGCCATTCTATGGTGTGATGGTAGAACTGGCAAAGAATGTGCAGAAATAACTACAAAAATCGGAAAAGAACGATTAATTGAAATCTCTGCTAATCCAGCTCTTACAGGTTTCACTGCTGGCAAGGTTGTATGGGTTCAAAAACATGAACCTGACAACTATGCTAAGTGTCATAAAATGATGCTTCCAAAAGATTATATTCGGTTTAAACTTACTGGAAATTATGGAGCTGAAGTTTCTGATGCTTCTGGGACTAATTTATTTGATATTAATACTAAGCAGTGGTCCAAAGAAATTTTAGATAATTTAGATATTGATATAAATTTATTACCAGAAGTGAAAGATTCTGTAGATATTGCGGGTAATATTACAAAAGAAATTGCAAAGCAAACTGGACTTAGTACAAACACCATTGTATGTTATGGAGCAGCAGATAATGCCGCCGCTGCAATAGGAACGGGCGTTGTATCTACAGGCAAAGCTTTTACTACAATAGGAACTAGTGGTGTAATTTTTGTTCATTCAGACAAACCTTTGATTGACAAAAAAGGTAGAATTCATACTTTCTGTTCTGCAGTTCCTAATAAATATACTCTAATGAGCTGTACATTATCTGCTGGAATGTCATTAAAATGGTTTAGAGACAATTTATGTAGTGATGAAATCAATGTTGCTAAGAATCTTGAAAAAGATAGTTATGAACTAATTAATGAAGGGGTTGCTAACATTCCGATCGGTTCTGATAAATTGATATTTTTACCTTACTTGATGGGAGAACGTTCACCTATTCTTGACGAAAAAGCTAGAGGTGTATTTTTTGGATTAAATACCATTCACACTAAATATCATATGTTACGAGCGCTTATGGAAGGTGTTATGTTTTCTCAATGGCAATGTCTAAATGTAATGAGGGAACTAGGAGTTAAAACTAATCTTATGTATGCTTGTGGTGGGGGTGCAAAAAGTCCAATTTGGCGCACAATGATGGCTGATATGTATAATATAGATGTTACCACAGTTAAAAACGAGGAGGGACCAGCGTTGGGTGTTGCAATTCTTGCCGCAGTTGCTTGTAACATGTATGAAAATATAGAAATTGCTTGTGATACTATGGTGAAAATTAAAGAAAAGATTTCTCCTATTACTAATAATCATTTAGATTATATAAAATATTATGAAATTTATACACACCTATATCCAGCGCTGATAGCAAGTTTTGCCAAATTAAATGATATATAA
- the secA gene encoding preprotein translocase subunit SecA, translating to MKGIVEKIFGTHSQRELKRIEPILQKIESYDEEMQALSDDELKAKTEEFKERIQNGESLDHLMPEAYAVCREASVRALGMKHYPVQLIGGIILHYGRIAEMRTGEGKTLVATLPAYLNALSGKGVHVVTVNDYLASRDAAEMGVLYNYLGLSVGCILSNMDNNKRREAYGCDITYGTNNEYGFDYLRDNMVLYAKDMVQRELNYALIDEVDSVLVDEARTPLIISGQGAKSTHLYKAADIFVRRLKKGQLLSDESTMATLMREEIEEEGDYIVDEKQRSVTLTLEGVKKAEQYFGIENLADPNNMEIQHHITIALKAHNLMHLEKDYIVNEKEEIVIVDDHTGRLMDGRRYSDGLHQAIEAKENVEVKKESKTLATITFQNFFNRYSKKSGMTGTALTEESEFREIYGMDVIVIPTNKPILRIDHPDVVYTTEAGKYKSIIEDVKESVIKGQPVLVGTVTIDISEHLSKLLTKEGIKHQVLNAKYHQQEAEIVAQAGKKNSVTIATNMAGRGTDIKLEEGVPELGGLKIIGTERHESRRIDNQLRGRSGRQGDPGESRFYLALEDNLMRLFMPESTLKMFNSLGIPDDEPITHGIMTKAIERAQTKVESNNYGIRKHLLEYDRIMNEQRELIYGERYKVLTQDNIRENIMNMTRDVIDQAVENATAGLEYPEDWDLAKLMEYLNAIIPYDNLTFTSEEQKDLSEKKLKDLLFEKAEEIYKFKEENIGEQMRENERVMLLRVIDQKWMDHLDNIEQVRQGINLHAYGQRNPLVEYKYISFDMFEEMTDNIKQDTVKAVFHIPMQTNREIKRESVFKNVITNIQDNSTPKTPAKAEKINRNDTCPCGSGKKYKNCCGQ from the coding sequence TTGAAAGGTATAGTAGAAAAAATTTTTGGTACTCACTCTCAAAGAGAGTTAAAACGAATAGAACCTATTTTACAAAAAATTGAATCATATGATGAAGAAATGCAAGCATTAAGTGACGATGAATTAAAAGCTAAAACTGAAGAATTCAAAGAACGAATACAAAATGGTGAATCACTAGACCATTTGATGCCAGAAGCATATGCTGTCTGTCGTGAAGCAAGCGTTCGTGCATTGGGCATGAAACATTATCCAGTGCAGCTCATTGGTGGAATTATTTTACACTATGGACGTATTGCCGAAATGAGAACTGGTGAAGGAAAAACTTTAGTTGCAACATTACCAGCATATCTTAATGCTCTTAGCGGAAAAGGAGTGCATGTTGTTACGGTAAACGATTATCTAGCAAGTCGTGATGCGGCTGAAATGGGTGTATTATATAATTATCTTGGTTTGAGTGTAGGATGTATTTTAAGTAATATGGATAACAACAAACGCCGTGAAGCTTATGGTTGTGATATAACTTATGGTACAAATAATGAATATGGTTTTGATTATTTAAGAGACAACATGGTTTTATATGCAAAAGACATGGTTCAACGTGAATTAAACTATGCTCTTATAGATGAAGTGGATTCTGTTTTAGTCGATGAAGCTAGAACTCCATTAATTATTTCTGGTCAAGGTGCAAAATCCACTCATCTTTATAAAGCTGCAGATATTTTTGTGCGTAGATTAAAAAAAGGACAATTGCTTAGCGATGAATCTACTATGGCGACATTAATGCGCGAAGAAATCGAAGAAGAGGGAGATTATATCGTAGATGAAAAACAACGATCCGTAACTCTAACTTTAGAAGGTGTAAAAAAAGCTGAACAATATTTTGGTATCGAAAATTTAGCTGATCCCAATAATATGGAAATTCAACATCACATCACTATAGCGCTAAAAGCTCACAATTTGATGCATCTTGAAAAAGATTATATTGTGAATGAAAAAGAAGAAATTGTAATTGTAGATGATCATACCGGTCGATTAATGGATGGTCGAAGATATTCAGACGGGCTTCATCAAGCAATAGAAGCAAAAGAAAATGTAGAAGTAAAAAAAGAAAGTAAAACATTGGCAACAATAACTTTCCAAAACTTTTTTAATCGATATTCTAAAAAATCTGGAATGACTGGTACAGCTTTAACAGAAGAAAGTGAATTTAGAGAAATTTATGGCATGGATGTTATTGTTATTCCTACCAATAAACCTATTCTTAGAATTGATCATCCAGATGTTGTATATACAACAGAAGCTGGAAAATACAAGTCTATTATAGAAGATGTTAAAGAGTCCGTTATCAAAGGTCAACCTGTATTAGTAGGTACTGTAACTATCGATATTTCAGAACATTTGAGTAAATTATTAACTAAAGAAGGTATAAAACATCAAGTTTTAAATGCCAAATATCATCAACAAGAAGCTGAAATTGTTGCTCAAGCTGGCAAAAAAAATTCTGTCACAATTGCAACTAACATGGCTGGACGTGGTACTGATATAAAATTAGAAGAAGGTGTCCCTGAGCTTGGCGGTCTTAAGATTATTGGTACAGAACGACATGAATCTCGACGTATTGATAATCAATTAAGAGGACGTTCTGGTCGTCAAGGTGACCCCGGAGAATCGCGCTTTTATTTAGCATTAGAAGATAATTTAATGCGTTTATTTATGCCTGAAAGTACCCTTAAAATGTTTAATTCTCTCGGTATTCCAGATGATGAACCTATTACACATGGTATTATGACTAAAGCCATTGAGCGTGCTCAAACAAAAGTAGAATCAAATAACTATGGTATTCGTAAACATCTCTTGGAATATGATCGAATTATGAATGAGCAAAGAGAATTAATTTATGGGGAGCGTTATAAAGTTTTAACCCAAGACAATATCCGTGAAAACATTATGAACATGACTCGTGACGTAATTGATCAAGCAGTAGAGAATGCAACTGCTGGATTAGAGTATCCGGAAGACTGGGATTTGGCAAAACTTATGGAATATCTCAATGCTATTATTCCTTATGATAATTTAACATTCACTTCTGAAGAACAAAAAGATTTATCTGAGAAAAAATTAAAAGATTTGTTATTTGAAAAAGCGGAAGAAATTTATAAATTTAAAGAGGAAAATATCGGTGAACAAATGCGCGAAAATGAACGTGTTATGTTACTGCGAGTTATTGATCAAAAATGGATGGATCACCTTGATAATATCGAACAAGTGCGTCAAGGAATAAATTTACATGCCTATGGTCAACGTAATCCATTAGTAGAATATAAATATATAAGCTTTGATATGTTTGAGGAAATGACTGACAATATTAAGCAAGATACTGTTAAAGCTGTCTTCCACATCCCAATGCAAACTAATAGAGAAATTAAAAGAGAGTCTGTTTTTAAAAATGTCATTACCAATATACAAGATAATAGTACTCCAAAAACTCCAGCTAAAGCGGAAAAAATAAATAGAAATGATACCTGTCCTTGTGGCAGTGGCAAAAAATACAAAAATTGTTGTGGACAATAG
- a CDS encoding biotin--[acetyl-CoA-carboxylase] ligase has translation MDKIIGSNMIFYDEVESTNQIAKELIKTSNIQSGAIIIADTQTSGKGRLGRSWSSPKGEGIFMSIVVCPTLAINQIPKLTLISGLAMCHTLKNICGSNDTRIKWPNDILINEKKVCGILCELVGNNTGKNFIIIGIGVNVNQTTFPSTLPYATSLRLEYKVEFSRQRIIDEFAKIFDEMYKTYLIEKNLSPFIKDYANLCINTGKKVYVNTENTTEIVTVEKINEEGFLEVIDMYGNKHEIQSGEVSVRGIYGYV, from the coding sequence ATGGATAAAATTATAGGAAGTAATATGATTTTTTACGACGAAGTTGAATCTACAAATCAAATTGCAAAAGAATTAATAAAAACTAGCAATATTCAAAGCGGAGCCATTATTATAGCAGATACACAAACTTCAGGCAAAGGAAGACTCGGTCGTAGTTGGTCCTCACCAAAAGGTGAGGGAATCTTTATGAGCATAGTCGTATGTCCAACTTTAGCGATAAATCAAATTCCAAAATTAACATTAATATCTGGATTGGCTATGTGTCATACACTTAAAAATATATGTGGTAGTAACGACACTCGTATAAAATGGCCAAATGATATATTAATTAATGAAAAAAAAGTTTGTGGAATATTGTGTGAATTGGTCGGAAATAATACTGGAAAAAATTTCATTATTATTGGAATTGGCGTAAATGTAAATCAAACTACTTTTCCATCTACGCTTCCTTATGCCACATCTTTACGTTTAGAATATAAAGTCGAGTTTTCTAGACAAAGAATAATAGATGAATTTGCAAAAATATTTGATGAAATGTATAAAACATATCTGATTGAAAAAAATCTTTCTCCTTTTATCAAAGACTATGCTAATTTATGTATAAATACAGGAAAAAAAGTATATGTAAATACAGAAAATACAACTGAGATAGTTACTGTTGAAAAAATTAATGAAGAAGGATTTTTAGAAGTGATTGATATGTATGGGAATAAACATGAAATTCAAAGTGGAGAAGTTTCAGTACGAGGTATTTATGGTTATGTATAA